One Thermoanaerobacter pseudethanolicus ATCC 33223 genomic window, ATTAATTGTTGGAGGCGGAGATGGAGGCTCAGTAAGAGAGGTCTTAAAGCACCCTTCTGTAGAAAGAGTAGTTTTGGCAGAAATTGACGAGGCAGTAGTGAGAAATTCTAAAAAATATCTTCCTACAATAAGCCAGGCATTAGATGACCCAAGAGTAGAAATAATGATTGGAGATGGAATTAAATATGTTAATGAACACAAAAATGAATTTGATGTGGTAATAGTGGATTCTACTGACCCAATTGGGCCAGCTGTAGGTCTTTTTACTTCTGATTTTTATAAAGCCGTATATGAATGCTTGAAAGAAGATGGTATTATTGTGGCTCAGACAGAATCACCTTTTATTTATGGAAAATTGATAAACAAACTCAGCAAAATGTTCAAAGAAATATATCCTATTACAAAAGCATATATAGCAACAATACCGACTTATCCAGGAAGTTTGTGGACTTTTACCATGGGTTCAAAAAAATATGACCCTGAAGAAGTGGACATAAATTCTATTCCAAGAATAGATACTAAATACTATACACCTGAAATTCACAAAGCGGCCTTTGTACTGCCTAAATTTGTGAAGGATATTTTTGATGAGGTGTAATATGATAGAAGGAAAATATTTTGTTGATCCGGGAAAGTTTTTAGGGGCTACTGAAGATTATGAAAAGGCAGAGGTAGTTATACTAGGTTTGCCTATGGATTACACAGTGAGTTTCAAAGCAGGAAGCCGCTTTGGACCTGCTGCCATAAGGCAAGCCTCTTATGGTTTAGAATATTATAGTGTGTATTTAGATAGGAGGTTGGAAGATAAGAAATTTTATGATTTAGGAGATTTAGTACTTCCTTATGGGAATGTGAAAAAGAGTCTAGATTTAATCTCAAAAGCTACAGAAGACATTTTGAAAAGTGGAAAAAAAGGATTGTTCTTGGGTGGAGAACATTTAGTGACTTATGGAATTTTAAAAGAGTACTTAAAAAAATATGGGGATAACCTTGTAATCCTTCATTTTGATGCCCATACTGATTTAAGAGAAGAATTTTTCGGTGAAGCTTATTCTCACGCCACAGTAATGAAAAAAGTATGGGATATTGCTAAAGGTATTAAAATGTATAATTTTGGGATAAGGTCAGGTGAAAAAGAAGAATTTGAGTTTGCAGAAAAAAATACCCACATGTTTTTGTATGAAGTAGTTGAACCTTTGAAAGGTGTAATTGATGATATAAAAGATTATCCAATTTATATTAGCTGGGATATAGATGTTGTAGACCCTGCTTTTGCACCAGGCACTGGTACACCAGAACCAGGGGGAATAACCACAAAAGAGGCATTAGAGGCAATTCATATTTTAAAAGATTTAAATGTAGTTGGGATGGATTTGGTGGAAGTCTCGCCTTCTCACGATATAGCTGGTATAACCTCTATTTTAGCAGCTAAACTTATAAGGGAATCTATCCTTTCCTTCTTCTAAAAATTTTGAGCCTTTTGGCTCTTTTTTTATTTTGTTTCTTTTGAAAAAATAGTATAATATATTATGAGGAGGTATTAATATGAGTAATAAAATTAAAATTACAGAAACTGTATTAAGAGATGCCCATCAGTCACTCTTGGCTACTCGAATGTCGACGGAAGAAATGCTCCCAATTGCAGAAAAATTGGATGCAGTAGGATATTATTCTATTGAAGCGTGGGGAGGAGCTACCTTTGATGCTTGTATGAGATTTCTTGACGAAGACCCTTGGGAAAGATTGAGAAGATTAAAGAAGAGGATAAAAAATACCCCTCTTCAAATGCTTTTGAGAGGACAAAATCTATTAGGATATAGGCATTATCCTGATGATATAGTAGAAAAATTTGTTGAGAGGGCTGTTGCTAACGGAATAGATATAATAAGAATTTTTGATGCTTTAAATGATGTACGAAATCTTGAAGTTGCCGTTAAAGCTACTAAAAAAGCGGGAGCCCACGCTCAAGGTACCCTTGTTTATACTATAAGTCCTGTTCACAACATTGACCATTATATTAAAGTAGCAAAAGAGCTGACAGAATTAGGAGTGGATTCCATATGCATAAAGGATATGTCAGGAATATTAACTCCTTATGTTGCTTATGAGTTAGTAAAAAGCCTTAAAGATGCAGTAAATATTCCTATACAGTTGCACAGCCATTATACGAGTGGAATGGCGGCTATGACTTATCTTAAAGCAATAGAGGCTGGAGTAGATATAATAGACACTGCTATTTCACCTTTGGCATTAGGAACTTCTCAACCTGCTACAGAAACAATGGTAGCTATTTTAAAAGGCACTCAATATGACACTGGTTTGGATATGGAGTTATTATCAGAAATTGCTTCATACTTTAAAGAAGTAAAACAAAATCACAGTAAAGAAATAGATTTATCTATGGTTATGGGCGTAGATACAGATGTATTAATTTATCAAGTTCCAGGAGGAATGCTATCAAATTTAATTTCCCAATTAAAACAACAAAATGCTTTAGATAAGTACCCAGAGGTTTTAAAAGAAATTCCTAAAGTTAGAGAAGAATTAGGATACCCACCTCTTGTTACTCCTATGAGTCAGATGGTAGGGACTCAAGCTGTCTTGAATGTAATAACTGGAGAAAGGTATAAAATGGTACCAAAAGAAGTAAAAGATTATGTGAAAGGACTGTATGGTAGACCACCAGCGCCAATTTCAGAAGAAATAAAGAAAAAAATAATAGGAGATGAAGAGGTAATAGATATTAGACCAGCAGACCTTTTAAAACCGCAATTTGAAGCGATTAAAGAAGAAATTAAAGAGTATTATGAACAAGAAGAAGATGTTTTATCTTATGCTCTTTTCCCACAAGTAGCAAAGAAGTTTTTTGAATACAGAAGAGCAAAAAAATATCAAATAGATGCAACTCTTCTTAATATGGAATATATGACATATCCAGTTTAACAGGGAAAATTATTTCCCTGTTTTTTTGTGTATATTTAAATTCCTCCTGTAACATATATTTTTATCCTTCATAACATGTAGTAGAAAGTTTAAAGGAGGGAAATAGGATGACAATAGATGGATCTTATTATAATCCTAACTATCCTAAGTATCCTTACCATCATCCCTATTATCCACATCATCCTCATCCGGGACATTGTAAGACTTTTTATACAGTGCAGCCAGGAGATACTATGTGGTCTATAGCGAATATGTTTGGAATAAGTCTTGACTGCTTAATAAGAGCTAATCCTCAGATATCGGATCCTAATTTGATATATCCAGGACAACAAATTTGCATACCTTTCTATTGTCCACCAGTATCTCCAGAAACCTGCAAAACAATATACACAGTAAAACCGGGAGATACCATGTGGTCTATAGCTAATATGTTTGGTGTAAGTCTTGATGCATTGATAAGAGCAAATCCACAAATACCAGATCCCAATTTGATATACCCAGGACAACAAATATGTATACCTTCTGCGAATTGTTAAGGCACCTTTTAAGGTGCCTTAACAATTAATGTGAAGATATATAGTATTAGGATAATTGCTTGTATATTTTATAACTTTTACAGTCCCTGGTTGAATATTTTTTCCACATTTTAAGCATAGGTAATTTTTGTTTTCTTGCAAATAAGTGTAGCTTATTTCTACCTCTAATTTTCCGTATTTTTTCCAGCTATTCCACCCAGTTTTGCACAATTTGGCTCTGTTTTCATAATCGGCATATACCCATCTCAGCAATCGATGAAAATGAAAAGGATATTTTGTGTATCTTAAAAACTTTTCTGGCAATCCTAAAGATAAAGCGTAATTTTCAAAAGAATTTTCTATTATATCCTGAAGAGGATTTAATATTTGTGTACTTTCCCAATTATACTCTTCTTGTTCTAACCATTTTCTAAAAGTGTCAAACATGTAACCTCTACAAACTTGTATTTTTTCAGTTTTACTTACTTTAAGTTTTTCTAAAAGTTTTTTCCCAATTTCACAGGCTTTTCTTAAATACAATTTATTTTTAAAGTTTTCTTCATTATAATATTCTATGGGAATTATATCATAGAAAAATTCTCCAGTTTCTACTCTCATAGCCCCAATACACGTTCCACCTACCAAACTTCCACTTCCCGCGTCGTCTATTTGTATCACTGTATCACTCCTTGCCTATATATAAATTTTGTAATAAAATCAAAGTAATTATACGTTATTAATTAGAGGAGGTAGAAAATGAAAATACTTCTTACTAATGACGATGGAGTACAAGGATTAGGGATGTTAAAATTAGCAGAATATCTTAAAGATAAGTATAAGGTAACGGTAGTAGCTCCTGAAAAAGAAAGAAGTGCTATAAGCCATGCTATAACTTTACATAAACCTTTAAGGCTTAAAAAAGTAAAGGAAGAGGATAGTTTGAAAATATATGCAATAAATGGTACACCGTCTGATTGTGTAAAATTAGGGATTGAAGTGGTGTTGAGAGAAAAACCTGATATTGTAATTTCTGGCATTAATGAAGGCTTAAATTTAGGGACAGATATACTTTATTCTGGTACTGTTTCTGCGGCTATAGAAGCCGCAATTTACGGCATTCCTGCTATTGCAGTTTCCCGTGCAGAAACTGCTGATATTGAAGATAGGCGTATATATAAATTTTTGGAGAATTTAATAGAAAAAGTTTTAGAAAAAGGATTACCTAAAAACACATTATTGAATGTAAATATACCCGATTTTAAGAAGGGAATAAAGGGAGTAAAAGCTACAATACTCGGCAAGAGTATCTATATTGAGACTTTTCAAAAAAATTATGACCCAAGAGGGAAAGAGTACTATTGGATGGCAGGGAAAATTTCGGAAATAGAAAAGGATGAAAGGACAGACATTGTTTCTGTAAAAGAAGGTTATATTTCTATTACTCCAATTCATTTTGATTTAACAGAGTACAATATGATAAACATCTTAAACTCCTGGGATATAAAAATAGAGTAAATATTTGTAACATTCTATATGATGCAAGAATTGTATCAAAAATATTCATGACATTTATTATTCATTTTATGGAGGATTTTTTATTTTTATATAGAATATTATATATTGCAAATAAAATTTAATGAGGGTGATAGATTGGTAAAAAATAAAGAGCTCGTAATAATAGAAAAATGGTGCAAAGGCTGCGGTATTTGTGTAGAATTTTGCCCTGTTAAAGTATTGGAACTAAAAAATGGTAAGGTTAGGCTGATAGATGCTGATGAATGCACTAAATGTGGCCTTTGCGAGCTCAGGTGTCCTGATTTTGCCATATATTTAGAGGTGAAAGAATGATGCCTACGGTATTGATGCAAGGAAATGAAGCGGTAGTGGAAGGAGCTATAGCTGCTGGACTAAAATTTTATGCAGGATATCCAATAACTCCCTCTACTGAGATTGCTGAGTTTTGTGCCGAAAAGCTTCCTTTTGTAGGAGGGAAATTTATTCAAATGGAAGATGAAATCGCCAGCATGGCAGCAGTTATAGGAGCCTCCCTTACTGGATTAAAAGCAATGACTGCTACATCGGGTCCTGGGTTTTCTTTAAAGCAGGAAAACATAGGTTTTGCTGCTATGGTAGAAATTCCTTGCGTTATAGTGGATGTTCAGCGAATGGGTCCGAGCACAGGAATGCCTACTTCTCCTGCACAAGGGGATGTAATGCAATCCAGATGGGGAACTCATGGAGACCATCCTATAATTGTTTTATCACCTTCTTCTGTAAAAGAAGCCTATTATATTACTATTCAAGCTTTTAATCTTTCTGAAAAATACAGGACACCTGTAATTCTACTTATGGATGAAGTTATAGGTCATCTAAGAGAAGCAGTTAATTTAGATGAATATAAAGATATAGAAATTTTTGAACGACCTATGCCCCAAGATAAAGATAATTACTTACCTTATGAGGATATAGAAAATGGAGTTGTCCCTTTAGTACCCTTTGGTAAAGGTTTTAGATTTCATGTAACAGGACTTGCTCACAACGAAAAAGGATTGCCTACAAATGACCCTAAAGTAACTGAAAAACTGATAAAAAGATTGATGGAGAAAATTGAAAACAATAAAAAAGACATACTGATGTTTGAAGAAAAAGATACTGAAGAAGGAGATGTACTTCTCATATCCTTTGGTTCTTCTGCCAGAGCTTGTGAAGCGGCAATGGAAGAACTTAAAAAAGAAGGGATAAAAATTGGACTTTTCAGACCTATAACCATATGGCCTTTCCCTGATGAAAAATTGAGGGAAATATATCCTAGATTTAAGAAAGTGTTTGTAGTTGAAATGAATACAGGGCAACTTTACTATGAAGTAGATAGAATAATCAAAGGTAATACCTATGTAGGGAAAATTAACAAATTTAATGGAGAGTTTTTCACTCCTTTTGAGATTGTAGAGAAAATAAAGGAGAGTTTTAAAAATGGCATCTGAATTAGTAGAAAAATACATTAGGAAGGAAACGTTACCAAATATTTGGTGTCCAGGTTGCAGCAATGGAATAGTAACGGCAGCTATTGTAAGAGCAATTGACAACTTAGGACTTGACCAAGACAAGGTATGTATTGTATCTGGAATTGGTTGTTCTTCAAGGGCATCAGGATACTTGGATTTTAATACTTTGCATACTACCCATGGAAGAGCTATTGCTTTTGCAACAGGTATTAAATTTGCTAATCCTGAGCTTACAGTAATAGTTATTACTGGAGATGGAGATAATGCGGCTATTGGAGGTAATCACTTTATTCATGCTTGCAGAAGAAATATAGACTTAACTGTAGTGATGTACAACAACCATATTTATGGAATGACAGGAGGACAATATTCTCCAACGACTCCACGGTTTGACAGAGCTACTACTGCACCTTACGGAAATATTGATAGGTATTTTGATATTTGCAAATTGGCCATTGGAGCAGGTGCGACTTATGTAGCTAGGGGTACTGCTTACCATGTTCAACAATTGACAAAACTAATTGAAAGAGGAATTTCTCATAAAGGTTTTTCCTTCATTGAAGCTTTGAGTATATGCCCTACTTACTATGGAAGAAAAAATAAAAAAGGAACACCTGCAGATATGCTAAAGTGGTTAAAAGACCATGCAGTAGACATAAAACAAGCTAGTAAAATGGACCCTGAAGAGCTTCATGACAAATTTATTATTGGAGAGCTTTTAAATATTGATGAGCCTGAATTTGTAGAAGAATATCAAAAAATGTTAAATAATTTGAAGGTGAATTACAAATGAGTTCAATAGAAATAAGATTAGGTGGTTCAGGAGGGCAAGGTTTAATCCTTGCAGGAATAATTTTGGCGGAAGCTGCAATATTGGATGGTAAAAATAGTGTTCAAAGTCAGTCCTATGGTCCTGAGGCAAGAGGAGGATCCAGCAAAGCAGAAGTAATAATAAGTAATGAATATATAACGTATCCTAAGGTATTAAAACCAGACATACTACTTACTCTTGCGTCTTCTGCCTATTTATGCTATAAAAATGACATGAAAGAAAATGGGATAATTATAATAGACGAATCAATAATTCCTAATGATGAAGATACCCAAAAAGTTGTCCGACTTCCCATAATAAAAACTGCGCAAGAGATAATTGGAAGAGCTTTTGTGGCGAATATAATATCTTTAGGTGTAATAGCAGAGTTAACTAATGTGGTAACAAAAGAATCTTTAGAAAGAGCTGTTTTAAATAGAGTACCTCCAGCCACAGAAGAGATTAACAAAAGAGCATTGAGAGAAGGCTATAATCTTGTAAAAATGAGGGGTAGTGAAATATGGCAAAAACAGATGATTTGATAAAAAGGATACAAGATAATTATACAAAATTAAGCAAAAGCCAAAAGATAATAGCAGAGTACATTATAAATCATTATGATAAGGCAGCTTTTATGACAGCTGCAAAATTGGGAGCCAGCATAAATATAAGTGAATCAACTGTTGTAAGATTTGCTAATACTTTAGGCTATAATGGATATCCAGAACTTCAAAATGCACTGCAAGAGCTTATAAAAAATAAACTTACAACAGTCCAAAGGTTAGAAATGACAGAAGAGACAGATGAAATTGCTATATTGAATAATGTACTAAAAGCCGACATAGAAAACATAAAAGAGACCATAAATGAAATAAATAAGGATGACTTTAGAAGAGTCGTTTCAGATATCATCAATGCTACAAAAATTTATATAATAGGTTCCAGAAGTTCTATTGTCATTGCAGAATATTTGGGATTTTATTTAAATTTAATACGGGAAAATGTGTCAGTCGTTAAAGCGGGCGTATCAGATGTTTTCGAGCAAATTCTCAGAGTTAGTGAAAATGATTTAGTGATAGGAATTGGTTTTCCGAGATACTCAAAAAGAACATTAGATGTGCTGAAATATGCAAAATCTCAGAATGCAAAAATCGTTACAATAACAGATAGCTTGATTTCTCCTCTTACCTCTGTTGCTGATGAGATATTAATTGCGAAAAGCAACATGGCTTCTTTTGTGGATTCATTAGTGGCACCTTTAAGTCTTGTCAATGCTCTTGTGGTAGCTGTGGGCCTTAGAGAAAAGGAAAAGATAGCCGATACTTTTGAAAAATTAGAGAGTATTTGGGATGAATATGGGGTATATTTCTCAAAACCAAATTAATTATAAAATTTTGAAGGGTTATTAAAAATTTTGTAGAATATATAACATAGAAATCGATTCATTTGCTTCAAAATTTTAAAATTAGGAGGATAATAAAATGTCAAAAGAGTCATTAAATCCTTTGATTATTGCGCAAAAGCAGATTAAAAATGCTTGTGATTTGCTGGGGGTAGAAGAATTTGTTTATGAACTTTTAAAGGAACCTATGCGAGTATTAGAAGTTTCTATTCCTGTACAGATGGATGATGGTACAGTAAAAGTCTTTAAAGGTTATAGGTCTCAACACAATGACGCATTAGGACCCACAAAAGGAGGAATAAGATTTCATCCTGACGTTACATTAGATGAGGTAAAAGCCTTATCCATGTGGATGACATTTAAATGTGGGGTAGTAGGACTTCCTTACGGAGGAGCAAAAGGTGGAGTAGTGGTAAATCCAAAAGAATTGTCTAACGATGAGTTACAGAGGTTGAGCAGGGGCTATATAAGAGCAATAACGAGCATAATAGGTCCTAATAAAGATATACCTGCACCAGATGTAAATACTAACATGCAAATTATGGCTTGGATGGTAGATGAGTATAACAAAATTGTAGGCTACAATAGCCCTGCGGTCATTACAGGAAAACCTTTGATATATGGTGGTTCTAAGGGAAGAACTGCTGCAACTGGATATGGAGTTGCATTGATGGCACGGGAGGCTGTAAAACGTTTACAGATGGATTTCAAAAATTGTACATCAGCTGTACAGGGCTTTGGAAATGTTGGAAGTTACACTGCTTTAAACCTTCAAAGATTAGGCGCTAAAATTGTAGCAGTAAGTGATGTGTATGGAGGTATATACAATAAAGATGGAATTGATGTTGAAAAATTACTAGAGCATGTAAATAAGACGGGAACAGTGTGCAATTTTGAGGGAACAACCAGTATAACAAATGAAGAGCTTTTAACAATGGAGGTAGACATTTTAGCTTTAGCAGCTTTAGAAAATCAGATAACTTCTGCAAATGCGCCAGATGTAAAGGCGAAAATAATTTGCGAAGGAGCAAATGGTCCTACAACTCCTGAAGCAGATAAGATTTTAGCAGAAAGAGGTGTGTTTGTAGTTCCGGATATTTTAGCTAATTCAGGAGGAGTAATAGTTTCATATTTTGAATGGGTACAAAATCTCATGAATTATTATTGGACAGAAAAAGAAGTAGAAGAAAGACAGGAGATTATGATGGTAAATGCTTTTAACGCTATATATGAATTAGCACAGCAGTACAAAGTTGATATGAGGACAGCAGCTTACATGATATCGATTAAACGGGTTTATGAAGCTATGAAAATTAGAGGTTGGTTATAAAGGGTTAGTACAAAATTAGCGTAAACATTATTCTTATAAACTTTACTGCAATTGCAATTACTGTTTGTTTTTTCTTTAATGGGCTCTCTTGTTTATGTAATTATAGGGGGCCTTAAATTTTTTGTTAGTGTTTATTAACTTGTCTTTGGATTTCTTAATGAGTTTCTCTGCAAAGATCCTTAAACACTTCTTTAAATTCAAGAAAGTACTCATCTAAAATAGCAATTAGCTTTACTAGACAATTGATAGACAATTTAAGTCCTCTGTGTTATTATTAAAATTAGAGTGTTTATTACCATAGAGCTTAATCTATCATCTTTCCCGTTGCTAATATTTCTATTTTGCAAAAAGTCCAGTAGAAACTTTTAACAAACTAAAGAATGAAATATAGGAGGCTACAGATGAAGTTAATAGCAATATTAATATTTATAGCGACATATATTCTACTTCTTGTTTTACCTAAATACAGAACATATATTTCATTATTTTCAGCTTTATTATTTGTATTAATTGGAATACTTCCCTTTCAAAAAGCTCTATCTTACATTGATTGGAATGTTATATTGATGATTGGCGGAACTATGGGAATAGTAAACCTGTTTATCGAATCAAAGATGCCTGCTTTGATGGCTGATGTTATAATAGACAAAGTCGCAAGTATAAAATGGGCCATAATATCTCTTGCAGCCTTTGCTGGCATAGTTTCAGCTTTTATCGATAATGTAGCTACTGTTTTAATAATAGCACCCGTTGCTATGGATATTGCAAAGAAGCTTAATATTTCACCAGTCTATATGATTATTTCAATAGCTATTTCATCAAACTTACAAGGTGCTGCAACCTTAGTTGGAGATACTACCTCGCTTTTATTAGGTGGTTATGCTAAAATGGATTTTATTGACTTTTTCTTTTTTAAAGGTAGGATGGGATTGTTTTGGATAGTTCAAATTGGGGCAGTAGCTACAATACCTATTTTATTGCTCTTTTTTAGAGAATATAATCAACCCATTCATCTTGAGGAAAAGCAAGAGGTTGAGGACTATTTCCCATCATATCTTTTGATTTTGATGGTAGCATTATTAATAATTGCTTCCTTTATTCCTAATAAACCTGAAATTACAAATGGTTTAATATGCACAACATTGCTTTTAATAGGTATAATTAAGGAGGTCGTCATAAGCAAAAATAAACATGCTTTAAATAATACTCTTTTACAAATTGATTATGAAACAATCCTTTTGCTGATGGGGCTTTTCGTAGTAATAGGTGGAATTTCTGAGGTTGGAGTTATAAACGATATTAGTAAAATATTTTCAAGATTTGGAAAGGGCAACTTATTTTTAATCTATACTATTATAGTTTGGTTCTCAGTTTTTGTATCTGCCTTCATTGATAATATACCATATACTGCTACGATGCTTCCTGTTGTATCAAAAATTGCTCAAGAAATGGGAATACAGCCTTATCTTCTTTATTTTGGCCTACTTGTTGGGGCAACATTGGGAGGTAATATAACTCCAATAGGTGCATCTGCTAATATAACTGGATTAGGAATTCTAAGAAAAGAAGGATATGAAGTTAAGGCAAAGGACTTTATGAAGTTAAGTATTCCATTTACTTTAACAGCAGTTATAACTGGTTATATTTTGACTTGGATTATTTGGAGGTAATGTAAAGGGAATAAGGGTGATAGATTGGTAAAAAACAAAAAACTGGTAATAATAGAGGAATGGTGCAAAGGCTGCGGCATTTGTGTGGTATTTTGTCCTGTTAAAGTATTCGTTTTTGAATTTAATTGTCTATATAAAATTCGACAAAAGTGGATGAATTCCTTTGAAAATATATAGCAGAACCCCTTAATTTGTGAGGATTTTGGAGTTCTGCAAAGACCTAAATAAAAAAATGCTAAGGAGGTTATTTATGGTATGGAAGATCGAAAAACTTTGTGGCAAAAAATAGCCAGCATAGGACCGGGTGCCATTGTCGCTGCAGCATTTATAGGCCCGGGTACTGTAACCACCTGCACCCTGGCGGGCGTCAATTACAAATACACTCTGCTGTGGGCCTTACTGTTTTCAACCATAGCGACTATAATACTTCAGGAAATGTCGGCTCGCATCGGGATAGTAGCCAATAAGGGATTAGGAAGCACCATCAGAGAAACCTTTGAGGAAAACCCAACGGCCAAAATTGTCGTAATAGCTCTTGTGATCGCAGCCCTGGGAATTGGGAACTCCGCCTTCCAGAGCGGCAATATAAGTGGCGCCTCTATGGGATTGCAGGTGATTCTTGGAGGTTCAAAACAAGTCTGGGTAGTCCTCATCGCGCTGATAGCAGGATTCCTCCTCTGGACCAGCAGTTACAAGTTAATCGAAAAGGTATTGGTCGGTATAGTTATAATGATGAGCATTGTCTTCGTCGCCACAGCCGTAGTGATCTCTCCCAACTGGGGTGAGGTTTTTAGGGGAATCTTTGTTCCAACGATTCCACCAGGCGCCCTCATAGTAACCCTCGGACTCATAGGGACAACCGTTGTGCCGTATAACCTGTACCTTCATTCATCCATTACAGCCGAACGCTGGGGTAGTTACAAAGACAAGAGAGAAGCCATATCGGAATCAAGAGCCGATACCATGCTGTCTATAGGTCTGGGCGGAATTATATCCATGGCCATAATCATTACTTCCTCTTCCATGTTCAGCACCGGCGTACAAATTAAAACCGCCGCCGACATGGCGAGCCAGCTGGAGCCCCTGCTGGGGCCATGGGCAAAATGGTTTTTCGCAATAGGCCTGTTCTGCGCCGGGATTTCTTCGGCCATAACGGCACCCATGGCCGCCGCCTATGCTATAACTGGCGTCCTCGGGCTGAAAAGCGACCTAAAGGAAAGGCATTTTCGTATAATATGGCTGCTGGTATTACTAATTGGTGCCACGGTGGCCTTTTTGGGCGCCAACCCAGTACAGGTAATAGTTTTTGCCCAGGCGGTAAACGGCGTACTGCTTCCCATCTCGGCAATACTCTTGCTTGTGGTAATAAACAACCAAAAGATCATGAAAGAATTTGCAAACACCACCGTATCCAATATACTCGGGTATTTCGTCGTAGTCGTAACCGTAATTCTCGGGTTGAGGATGTTCCTGACAGCCCTAAAGATAATATAATTGGTGTTAGTATAATATTGTAGACACTATAACTTGAACAAGGTAAAATAGAATTACAAAGAGAGGAAGTGTCTACAAGATGTCAAAGTGACAAAGAAAATATAATGAAGAGTTCAAACACACTATAGTAGAGCTGTATAACTTTATGTTTTATCAACCACTACCTTCAACACCAAGAGGAGGGAATCCTTCTTTTTTTTTCTCAAATCTTTTTGTATCAAGTATTGTAAGGTTTGATATCCCCCAAAATTAGGGGTTTATCTGACATAACTCTAAGTAAAAAAGGAGGTATGTTTATGAAATATCGAGTGGACATAAATAGTGACATTGGTGAAAGTTTTGGGGTGTATAAAATAGGTATGGATGAGGAAATAGTAAAATACATTTCATCAGCAAATATTGCTTGTGGATTTCATGCAGGTGATCCTATTGTAATGGCAAATACTGTTGAAAGATGTGCTAAAAATAAAGTGGCGGTAGGAGCTCATCCTGGATTTCCTGATCTATTGGGATTTGGAAGAAGAAATATAGATGTATCACCCACAGATGTAAAAAATTATATCATATATCAAATTGGAGCCTTACAAGCTTTTGCTATAAGTAACGGTATAAAATTGCAACATGTTAAAGCTCATGGCGCCTTGTACAACATGGCTGCAACAGATGAAAAACTTGCTATAGCAATTGCCGAAGCAATAGCTTCAGTAAATGAAAATCTCATATGCGTTGGGATGGCCA contains:
- a CDS encoding SLC13 family permease, coding for MKLIAILIFIATYILLLVLPKYRTYISLFSALLFVLIGILPFQKALSYIDWNVILMIGGTMGIVNLFIESKMPALMADVIIDKVASIKWAIISLAAFAGIVSAFIDNVATVLIIAPVAMDIAKKLNISPVYMIISIAISSNLQGAATLVGDTTSLLLGGYAKMDFIDFFFFKGRMGLFWIVQIGAVATIPILLLFFREYNQPIHLEEKQEVEDYFPSYLLILMVALLIIASFIPNKPEITNGLICTTLLLIGIIKEVVISKNKHALNNTLLQIDYETILLLMGLFVVIGGISEVGVINDISKIFSRFGKGNLFLIYTIIVWFSVFVSAFIDNIPYTATMLPVVSKIAQEMGIQPYLLYFGLLVGATLGGNITPIGASANITGLGILRKEGYEVKAKDFMKLSIPFTLTAVITGYILTWIIWR
- a CDS encoding Nramp family divalent metal transporter, giving the protein MEDRKTLWQKIASIGPGAIVAAAFIGPGTVTTCTLAGVNYKYTLLWALLFSTIATIILQEMSARIGIVANKGLGSTIRETFEENPTAKIVVIALVIAALGIGNSAFQSGNISGASMGLQVILGGSKQVWVVLIALIAGFLLWTSSYKLIEKVLVGIVIMMSIVFVATAVVISPNWGEVFRGIFVPTIPPGALIVTLGLIGTTVVPYNLYLHSSITAERWGSYKDKREAISESRADTMLSIGLGGIISMAIIITSSSMFSTGVQIKTAADMASQLEPLLGPWAKWFFAIGLFCAGISSAITAPMAAAYAITGVLGLKSDLKERHFRIIWLLVLLIGATVAFLGANPVQVIVFAQAVNGVLLPISAILLLVVINNQKIMKEFANTTVSNILGYFVVVVTVILGLRMFLTALKII
- a CDS encoding LamB/YcsF family protein, with product MKYRVDINSDIGESFGVYKIGMDEEIVKYISSANIACGFHAGDPIVMANTVERCAKNKVAVGAHPGFPDLLGFGRRNIDVSPTDVKNYIIYQIGALQAFAISNGIKLQHVKAHGALYNMAATDEKLAIAIAEAIASVNENLICVGMANTAMQMAAEKVGLRFACEVFADRNINPDGTLVSRKLPNAIIHDEELACRRVLRMIKEGVCEAIDGSLVKVKVDTICVHGDNPQAVEFAKRIKKTLEENGVEIIPMGEFL